Within Gasterosteus aculeatus chromosome Y, fGasAcu3.hap1.1, whole genome shotgun sequence, the genomic segment AAAACGTTGAGGACcagcaacttcctgatgttaaactcaCTTGATGATATAGTTTCTGTCATTGCCCTGGAATCCAGAATCATGGAGTTATCTTACGgtagttatatctgatggtgattATATCTGGGGGTGGTTGTCTCTGCAGTGGTCTTGGCGTACACCTGGCTCACTATTCGcaatattagaataatttctgttatagggATTGAATGTACTGGAGACTGCAACACGcgttaatgtatatatatatacattaatatataatgAATTGATCAGAGCCGACACCCCTAGTTCAGACTTGGTGCATTTtagaacaaacacaacatgaatgGTAGAGCTGGTTAGTTGTAGCTCTTGGCTCGGGTGCAGGTGCAACCCACAGCTACTTTGACAGTGACCGGCTTCAGGTAGTACCTCCTCCCGTCGTCGCACAGCTCCCTCTTGAGGAACACCCTGCTCTGCGTCACAGGGTGCGAGTTGTAGTCGTGGCTCTCCACcggattcttgttgttctggatcAGGACGCACCCGGAACACAAGCACTGAGCCTCGGAGTAGCTGGAAGGAAAGTGATCCTCCTTTGTGACACGCCTGGAAACGAATGAGATGAGTTGGTGATTCGCTTTTCCCGAAACATCCATTATGCTTTCATAaaactgcatttcatttcaatgcTAGCTTCTTGTAGCTAGCAATGTAACTTCTTTTCCTACACCAACAGTAAATATACATTAACGGTAAAGTTTTTTTCGAGATCTAGTTTGACAACTGTGATTAAACGTGACATAAACgtgcacatttttcttttgaagtggacTTCTCGTCATGGCCTCAGCCAAGAGTGAAACATACTTTAATGCGAACTTTTAAGATGTAGCGTACGGTTTGCTtcagtggtgtagtctatattTTATA encodes:
- the LOC120812172 gene encoding interleukin-17C-like gives rise to the protein MDIKQILIFGLCLVPVWTCRMNRCYNVSELHQAAERKLRSHYPQHHEFPTAALSNSLASCPVSLFPQQPPQHVRDRSLSPWRYVRVTKEDHFPSSYSEAQCLCSGCVLIQNNKNPVESHDYNSHPVTQSRVFLKRELCDDGRRYYLKPVTVKVAVGCTCTRAKSYN